Below is a window of Caldichromatium japonicum DNA.
GGGTCACAATGGCGTCGAGCGATGCCTCCATCATCGCTGCCTTGAGCGCCTCACGCTCGCGCAATTCTGCCTGATAGCGCCGGCTCATCTCCTCGCGCGCCGCGAGTACGAGCTGGGTAAAATGCTGAATCCATTCCTCAAGCAGGATGAGCTGGTTGCCCGCACGTGCAAACCCCGGTTCTGGGATGCCCAAGGCACGCTGGGCGAAGCGGGTCATCCGCTTGAGGATGCTGTTAAGCCGCGCTGAGACCAGATAAAAGAGAGCGGTAAAGACCAGGACAAAGACGACAGCGGCATAAAAGCGCTGACGGCGTTCGAAGATACGCACGTGGTGCGACATTTTTTCCACCCGCGCCTGAGAGACCAGGGTCGCAAACGACAGCTTGGAATCCGGCGCGATATAGTCATCCAATGACTGTGCTGTAATCACATAGCTCGCGGCCCAGTCGGACAGATGCGAAGCCACGGGTATGGCTTGGGGATCAAGGCTAGCAAGCAGGCGCTGATCGGTGTCATCGACCAGGGCTACAGCAGCGCTCCCAACATCCAGTCCATGCTGCGATGCAGCAAGCAGGGCGGCATCGATCGGTACGATTGCCACGAGATAGCCGATCTCTTTGCCCGGGGCATCCTTGATTGCCTCGGCCACGACCAGATAGAGCTGTTGTGCCAAACGCTCGATGAGGATAGATCCGGGGTGCGCTCCAAACCAGCGTTTTGGGGCCCGGCCCTGCAGATCCAGGGCGATAGGAACGGTGCTGGTTTGAAAGATCTCCCAGATAGCCCCATCCAGACCGGTCAACAAGAGATGCGTAGGCGGATTGAGACCGTCGCGCATGAAGGGCTCACTAAGCCAATCTGGATAAGCGCCTCGATGGATGGTTGGCTGAGTAGCACCAGAGCCTGCCAGCCAGTCACTGCCCTGCAGATAATCGGAAAGCCAGCGAGTGTGGGCCAACAGACGTATGACCGCAGCATAGCTGGCGAGATAGCGCTCAAACCGGATCAGGCTCTCGCGCGCGCGCAGCTTAAGCTGTACCGCAAGCTCGCGATCAAAGATCTTATCGACCTGGCGGCCTTGGATCTGATCGAGCGCCGCCCAGACAGCAAGCCCAGTGGCCAATCCCACGCCGACAGCGATCCAAGGCAGGGGAACCCGTCGCAAAAGACGGACGAGAAATGGTTTAATACGTATCCGCGCTGCGCCCATCGCCTATTGGCGATCCCCCGCCTGATCGCTCAAGCGCAACGTAATCGCCCGCGCAGTGGTCTGCTGCAGGGCCAGTTTCCCCAAAAACCATTGAGCCGACGTCAACACAACCATGTCATTTCACCTTTCGCGAGCCAAAAAACCTTCAATCCTGCGCCGTCTCGGCGCCTTCTTCTACGATATGCTCCTGCTGCTAGCGATCTTGATGATCGCCAATGCCATCATCGTGATCCCCTACGAGGTGATCAACGGCCACCCGCTATATGAGCATTTGCTCCCCTTGACCCTGATGCGCTTGTATCTGCTCACTGTAATCGGTGGGTTTTATGTCTATTTCTGGACCCATGGCGGCCAGACCCTAGGGATGCGGGCCTGGCGTTTGATGGTGGTCAGCCAAGATGGCGGGCCGGTGCGTTTCGATGCTGCAGTCAAGCGCTTTGCCTGGTCGATCGTCAGCCTCATCCCGCTGGGCTTAGGGCTGTGGTGGAGTCTGTTCAATCGGGACCGACTGGCCTGGCATGACAGCAAATCGAACACCCGCGTCATCCTGCTCGATAAGGAATCAGCAGGTCAGCCTACCCCAGCCGTCTAAGTAGGATCAGAGCGGTAGTACACAGGAGCACCGGCGGGGCTAGAGCAGCCAGCGCCGGGCTCATCCCTAGCAGAAGGGACGCATAGGCTAGGGTACGACTGATCAAGTAGTAGATCAGCCCGATCAGGGTAGCAACCAGCATCCTTCGCCCGAGGCCCACGGTGCGTGCCGACCCTAGCAACAAGGGGATGGCAACCAAGATCATCGACAGCGACACCAGGGGATGTAACACCTTATTCCAAAAGGCGACTTCATAGACCCGGGCATCTTGTTTATTGATCTTCATAAAATCGATATAGGCATAGAGCCCCCAGACGGGCAAGGCCTGAGGATCGGCGATAATGACCCGCAGGAGTCCAGGATCGATCATGGACTCCCATTCAGTGCGATCGAGATGTTCGACCCTGACCCCTTCAGCGCTGACCAGGCTGCGCGCGATCCCCTCCAACACCCACCGGCCATTCTGATAACTGGCCCCCTCGGCATAGGTAGACTCCAGCACCCCCTTCACTGGATCGATCCGATAGATCGAGATATCGCGCAGGTGGGTTCCAGAGCGGATCTCGCGGATATTGACATAGGCCCCCTTGTCGATAGCCCAAAGGCCATAGGGCGTCAATTGTGCGGCCTCACCTGAAAGCGCCTGGCGTTTGAGTTCTACCCCGCGTTGTTCCGCACTGGGGGCAATCAGCTCCCCCAGCGCGAACACCACGAGCGCAAGGACGAGTCCACCTAACAAGGCCGCCCCCGTCAGTTGGCCGACCGAGACGCCAGCCGCCCGCAGTGCGACAAGTTCCGACCGGCTCGCCAATGCGCCCAACCCGAGCAGCGCCCCGATCAGGGTCGAGATGGGAAAGATCTGATAGAGATAACGCGGCAGACGCAGCAGCATAAAGAGCAAGGCCTCAGCAGGGCCATAGTCGCCCCTACCGATGGCATCGAGTTCATCGGCCAGCAGCAACACCCCAAGCAACGGCAGGAGAGCACCCAGGGTCAGTAGGGTCCCCCTGATTACCGAACCCGCTAGATAACGATCGATGATGCGCATCTACGCCTAATCCATGGCCGCCCACCCGACGATCTGGCGTTGGCCCTTGGAGAACTCCACGCCAACCTCCAGCACCTTGACATTTGAGGCCGATACTTCGCCGCATAGTCGCGGGCCTGAAGCGACGTCCATGCCTCGCCGGTCGGTTGGTCGCCTTCAATGACCTTGAACCCAAAGATCCAAATAAGATCCCCACGGATTGTGAGATCACATTGCCCCTGCTTGGAAACATCCTCAGCGAGGCTGTCTAGCCCCATGGCGGCCAGATGGCTGTCAAAGACACTGGCGTAATCTGTTGCGGAGCGGGATAGCGGAGGCATGTCTCAATCATACATGACAACGACATAAAACATGGCCGGCATTGCGTTTTTATTGATAAGAAACACATGCTTTTGAAATTAAGTGAGCTGTCCTGATGTCGTGGGCATGGAAAGACGAGACATGAGATTGCTGTCGTTTGCGGCGCGCGAAGAGCGGCGGCGTGGCTGGAGGTATGAAGCGATAGGCGCGCAGAGGGGATTGTTGGGCGCATGGGTGTTCGACATCTGCAAACGCTATGGGCGCGAAGGGGCCCAAGGGCTCAAGGACGAGAAGCGGGCGCTCTTATGCGCCGGCGATCAAGACGCCCGAGATTCGCGTCACGCACCGTCGCGAAGGCCTGTCGGTGATCTCGACGCTGACCAACCGCGGAAAGGTGCGTCGGAAGGCGTTCGCGGGGGCGATGAACGCCGACATCCTGATCGACTTCATGAAGCGGCTCGTCAAGGACGCCAGGGGCAAGAAGATCTTCCTCATCCTCGACAACCTGCGCGTGCATCACACCAAGCCGGTCAAGGCCTGGCTGGCTGCATGCGCCAATCAAATCGAGGCCTCCTCCCTCCCCTCCTACAGCCCAGCACTGAACCCCAACGAGATGCTCAAGGCCACCATCACCGCGCAGGCGCCCTCCCGCGCCAAGGGCGATCTGAAGAAGGCGACCGTCAGCCACCTGCGCCGCCTTCTCAATTCCCCCCAACGCGTCATGCGCTACTTCCAGCATCCCAAGCTCCATGATGCCGCGTAATACAAGTTCATTGGTTTCGGATTAATAACAGGCGCACCTGCCAGATTTTCCCCAAAAAGAGCGTCAAGAGCAGTCCAGACGTGAAGAGCACGAGGGCAAGCAGTAAGAGGCGGGTGAGGATCGGTGAGGCAATCTCCTCTTCCGCTACGGCAGTGATCAAATACCAGTCAGAGATAGGGATCGTGGAGAGGTAGCCGACACGACGTAGCATCGAGTGGCCAAAGGTAAAAAAGCCCTCCGGCTCGATCGTGGGGTTCTCGCCGAGAAGCTCCGAAAGGTGTTTTCCGATCCATTCAGAGTCAAGGTGGACCAGGATGGTGAAGTTGCGGTCGACGATGAAACTTTCTGTGCTCCGATAGATGCCTGAGCGGCAGATGAGCTCCTGTGAGATCGCCTCAGTGAAGCTATCGAGTGAAATCACGCCGGTGTAGCCACGTGTTGGACTGGTCAGGATGTGGGCGGTGGACAGGATGCGTTCGTGCGTCTTCGCTTCCCGATAGAGGAGACCGACAATCATCTTTCCCGGTTCGGGGTTGTCCATGATCGCCCGATACCAGGGTCGAACCCGCGGGTCGTAGCCAGGTGGCGGTTCGTAATCGTTGATGTGGAGGATGCCGTCGATGTAGCCCGAATAGATGTAATAGATGTTGGGGTTGTGTTTTTGACTTCGCGGTAGATCCGCAGGACCTCCTTTTTCCCGGCTTCGTCCAGCCACGCGGCCTCGGCAATTTGGGGTAGGATAGAAAGCAGTTGCGCGGTGTTGCGCAATTCGCGAAAGTAGCCATCAACAAAGGTAGCGGTCGCCTGGTTACGCTCTTTGAGGTATTGCTTGGCACGATCGTACTGCTCGGGAAAATAGAGACAGCGCGATTGCTCTGGCTAAAACAAGGGTAAGAAAAAACGCCATGAGGAAAACGGTGAGCGCAATCGTGCGCTGCAACCGTTTTCGCGTACCCGAACCGGCGACGTGACAGAATATCGGAGCCATGCTCCGCATCTCGTGGTACACTGTAGGCCGCACACTGACCCCAGAGAGGCCGCCACGCATCGTCCGCATCGACAGTGCGCCTCAGGGCGACCAGGACGCTGCTAAGGGTGTCTAACACATCCATACCGTCGACTGCGTTACCCAATGGGAAGATGGTCGCCACCTGCGAGAAGATCGCGGAAGTTTATCCCCTGACCGTCGTCGTAGCGCTCTCGACGCCTTTGCGTTCCGCATCCTGGGCTTTCATGCCGACAATGGCCCAAAATACATCAAGCACAGGGTCGCCTGCATGCTCGATAAGCTGGTGGTGGAGTTTAGTGCAATTGTGTCTGCACCATTCCAACAACCATGGTCTGGCAGAAACCAAGAACGGGGCAATCATCCGCAAGCACCTGGGCTGCAGCCACATCCTGCAGCGCTTTTGGTTTTGGGATTGGGGCGTGGGCCTTATACTGTGCGGTCAATCGCTCTCATCCAAACCTATCCAAGACGAGGAGACCCATGCACAACGGCATCAGCCTAACCCAATTCATCATCGAGGAGCAGCGCCATATCCCAGGCGCGACGGGCGATTTCACCTCGCTGCTCAATGATATTGTCACCGCCTGCAAGGTGATCAGCAACCTGGTCAACCACGGTGCCCTGGTCGGTATCTTGGGCACCGCCGGCACCGAGAACGTCCAGGGAGAGGTGCAGAAAAAGCTTGATGTCCTCTCTAATGAGATCTTCATCAAATCTAACGAATGGGCGGGGCACTTGGCGGCCATGGCCTCAGAGGAGATGGACAGCATCTATCCCATCCCAGATAAATATCCGCGCGGCAAATATCTCCTGACCTTCGACCCGCTCGACGGCTCATCCAACATCGATGTCAATGTCTCAGTAGGGACCATTTTCTCGATCCTGCGGCGGCCAGGCGGCGGCGAGGTCAGCGAGCGCGATTTCCTCCAGGCCGGTACCCAGCAAGTGGCCGCCGGCTATGCCATCTACGGCCCGGCTACCATGCTGGTGCTCACCACTGGCAACGGGGTCAATGGCTTTACTCTGGATCAAAACATCGGCGAGTTCATCCTGACCCATCCCAAGATGCAGATCCCTGCTGATACCTCTGAGTTTGCGATCAATATGTCTAACATGCGCTTCTGGGAGCCACCGGTGCGCCGCTATGTCCAGGAATGTCTGGATGGCAAGGAGGGGCCGCGCGCTAAGGACTTCAATATGCGCTGGATCGCTTCCATGGTCGCCGATGTTCATCGCATCCTCACCCGCGGAGGGGTCTTCATGTATCCCATCGACGCCAAGATCAAAGCCAAGGGCGAGACCGGCAGGCTGCGCCTGCTCTATGAGGCCAACCCTATGTCCTTCATCGTCGAGCAGGCGGGCGGCGGGGCCATCACCGGACGTGAGCGCATCCTCGAGGTCCAGCCCGAATCCCTCCATCAGCGCGTCCCCGTGGTCCTGGGTTCCAAGAACGAGGTCGAGCGCATCCTGGCCTATCACCAGGAGGGCTAGGGGGTTGGGCAGGGGGAGTGCGCATGCTCGATGAGCTGAGGCGCGCGCCTCTACTTGCGCGCCTTGAGCCACACCAGCTCGAGCGGGTTGCCCGGCATGCCAGACGGATCAGATTGGCCGCCGGGCAATGGCTCTTTCAACAAGGCGATCCGGCGGAGTGCTTTTATCTGCTCCTTGCCGGTCAGATCCGTCTCTTTCGCCTCTCGACCGAAGGTGGCGAAAAGGTCATCGAACTGGTCGGGCCCGGCCAAACCTTTGCCGAGGCCCTGATGTGTCTCAATGCCCCGCGCTATCCGGTCTGTGCGGCGGCACTCGTCGATTCAGAGTTGATTGCAATAGAGTCTGCCGATTTTAGGGCCATGCTGGGCGAATCGGTCGAGACCTGTTTTGTACTTCTCGGGACGCTGAGCCAGCGGCTGCGTGCGCTCATCGGCGAGATCGATGCTTTGAGTCTGCATACCGCGACTAGCCGGCTTGCGCGTTATCTTGCCCTGCGCCTGCTGCCAGGAACCGATACGCTTGAACTGCCGGTCCGCAAAGCGGTCTTGGCCTCGCGCCTGTCAATCCAGCCCGAAACCTTCTCGCGGGTCATCAAATCGCTCGTTGACCAGGCTATCATTCGGGTCGATGGCCACCGGGTCCAGGTGCGCGATCGGCGCGCGCTCTTTGCTCTGGCCGAATTGGCCGATCTCCTCGACCCCGAGGCCAGCATGCTTGGCCTGCCGGTTTTACATTCCACCTGAACGGACGTTCTGGCCCGAACCGGTGGGTGTATGCAGTGCGCAAGGCGCATCTACGTCTGTGGTTGGACTGAAGGCCGGCAGTCAGGGACCGCCATCGCCACCCAATCATTTAGGAGAGCCCCCCATGAGAGGTTCGTTCTTGCCATTGTTCCTGTTCGTCTTTCTGATCCAAGGCGCTGTGTTCGCCGACGACCAGGCGTTGCGGCAAAAGGCGCTGCAAGCGGGTCTGGCCCCCTTGCCGGCAGTGGCACCCGAGGCGGCAGACAATCCCGTCACCCCTCAGAAGATCCAGCTCGGCAAGCGGCTGTTCTTTGAGCCGCGGCTGTCCAAGAGCGGTCTGATCAGCTGCAATACCTGTCACAACCTGGGGATGGGCGGCGACGACAACCTGCCGACCTCCGTGGGTCACGGCTGGCATAAAGGACCGCGTAATGCCCCGACCGTCTATAATGCCGCCTTCAATCGCGCCCAGTTTTGGGATGGGCGCGCTAAGGACCTCGAGCAACAGGCCAAGGGCCCGATCCAGGCCGCCGCCGAGATGGCCAATACCCCCGACCAGGTCGTGCAGATGCTCAAAAGCATGCCTGAATATGTCGCCTGGTTCCGCGAGTCATTCCCCAGTGATCCAGACCCGGTCAACTTTGACAATGTCGTCAAGGCGATCGGGGCCTTTGAGTCCAAACTCATCACCCCAGGCGCCCCTTTCGATCGCTTCCTCAATGGTGCAGACAACGCGCTCAGCCCAGAACAAAAGGATGGCCTTGCGCTCTTCATCGATCGCGGTTGCACCGCTTGTCACAATGGAGTCAATGTCGGCGGTCAGGCCTATTTCCCCTTTGGTCTAATCAAACGTCCGGGCGCCGATATCCTGCCACCCGAGGACAAAGGGCGTTTTGCCATCACCCAATCGGCCTCGGATGAATATGTCTTTCGCGCCGCACCCCTGCGCAATGTCGCACTCACCGCACCCTATTTCCATTCAGGTCAGGTCTGGGACCTGAAACAGGCTGTCCTGGTGATGGGTGCAGCCCAGCTTGGCGCCGAACTAAGCGACGAAGAGGCGACCAAGATCGCCGCCTTCTTGGGATCACTCACTGGGGTAGCGCCCGAGATCATCTACCCCAAGCTTCCGGTCGAGACCGACGAGACCCCGCGTCCGCAGCTTTGAACAAAAAGGCAATGGGGTGCGCCATGCGCACCCTACGCCGACTTTAGCAGGTGTCTAGCCGAGCGATATGCTTGGGCAAGATCGCCGAGCGCATCGAGGCTGTCGGTGAAAAGTCTGTCTTGGATTCATCCACCTGCCGATCCATCTATCACCCGCTCCCCCAGAGTTACGAGTAGGCCTAGGGGAGATATTGATGAACCGCTGACCGTCATTTTGCCGCTCGTCATTCCGGCGAAGGCCGGAATCCAGAAAACATCAGCGGGATGCAGGAGGGTCGGAGCTGTGGCTGCAAATGCATCACTGCTTACCAAGTTCTCCATCCATCAACCAAGGTTTTGAACCGATGAGCAAACCGATCATCCGTTATGCAGGCCAAGAGATCGAGGTGACCTGGGATGGGCGCCTGTGTATTCATATCGGCGAGTGCGTGTGTGCCGAGGGTGAGCTCTTTGTGAGTGGACGCGACCCCTGGTGTCAGCCAGACCTGGTCAGCCGCGAGCAGGTGCGCGCCATCATCGAACGCTGTCCGACCGGCGCCCTGAGCTATACCGATAAGACCGGTGAGCCCGAGACGGCGCCGCCTGAGAATCGCGTCCTAGTGGCCAACGACGGCCCGCTATATTTCAGCGGCGAGCTTGCAATCGAGGGGGCGCCCGAGGACATGCCCGGGGTGCAACGACGCGCGGCCCTGTGTCGCTGTGGGGCATCCAAGAACAAGCCATTCTGCGACAACAGTCACCGCGAGGCCGGTTTCAAGGATGCCGGCGCCGTGGGGTCACAAGGCACGGGCCTGCAAGAATGCGGCGGACCGCTCAAGGTGCGGGTGATCCCCAACGGCCCGCTCAAAACCGAGGGTAATCTGTCCATCTATACCGGTGCGGGTCGTCTGGCCTGGGAGGGGACGCAAACGGCCCTCTGCCGTTGCGGTGCCTCCAAAAACAAACCCTTCTGCGACGGCACCCATCGCGAGATCGGATTCAAGACCGACTGAGGGGTCCAATTGATGTGGAGAGGTAGGGTGCGCAGTGTACACCCTACCTTTTTCCGCCACGGGTGACAGTCCTCAACCTGCAGTGATCAACTGCGCCTGCCCGCATTCACCGGCGATAAGGGTCTCATAAGGCTCGACAACAGGAGCAACCCCAAGGTTGAGCTGCACACGATCAGAATGCAGGCCAGCGGCAAACAAACCATTTTTGGTCTATGCTCTGGCTCACCTCGATGATATTAATTGATCCGAAGCCTATGAATTTGTATTACGTGGCATCATGGAGCTTGGGATGCTGGAAGTAGCGCATGATGCGTTGGGGGGAATTGAGAAGGCGGCGCAGGTGGCTGACGGTCGCCTTCTTCAGATCGCCCTTGGCGCGGGAGGGCGCCTGCGCGGTGATGGTGGCCTTGAGCATCTCGTTGGGGTTCAGTGCCGGGCTATAGGGGAGGGAGGAGGCCTCGATTTGATTGGCGCATGCAGCCAGCCACGCCTTGACTGGCTTGGTGTGATGCACGCGCAGGTTGTCGAGGATGAGGAAGATCTTCTTGCCCCTGGCGTCCTTGACGAGCCGCTTCATGAAGTCGATCAGGATGTCGGCGTTCATCGCCCCCGCGAACACCTTCCAAGGCACCTTGCCCTCGGCCTTGGCGCGCCGGGCAATGTCCGGGTAGGTCTCCTCAAGCCACGTCTTGCCCGCCGGCGGGCTTTGCTCATAGGCGCGCCGAATCGGTTTCTGGGGCGTCAATCCCCAGCGCACCAAGTACTTGCCCTCCCCCTGCGGCCTGAGCTCGATGCCAAAACGGTCGAGGATCAACTGCCACAGCGCAAACGGCAGCTTCAGCTCATCCGGTGTCCCGTCGCACATGAGCTTGCGTATCTGGGCGTCCTGCTCCGCCAACAGCGCCCGCTTCTCACCCACCTTGCGCCCACCCCGCTTGCCCTTGGGCCCCTTCGCGCCCATAGCGTTTGCAGATGTCGAACACCCCTGCGCCCAACAATCCCCTCTGCGCGCCTATCGCTTCATACGTCCAGCCCCGACCTTGGCCGCCTCAACCTTGCAGGAAAGGCGTCTGCCTCGAATCCTGAGACGACGAAGCGCAGAGGAGATTCAACAGACTCGCCATTGGAAAGCCTGGCCGCCGCCTCAACGCCCAGGTCAACACCAGTCGTTTCATGCACCTGAGATAGAACGCAGCATCGACCACTTCAACCTGAATGGCGACGAACCAGCGTCCGCAGTACGCGAAACGGTCGCACCAAGAGTCTTGCCATTTCCACTCGGCAAGCGCCCAATTCCAGACACACCGCCCCGTGCCGCAGGCGCAGGTGAAGTAAACCGCCCGCTCAGGCGTCGGACAAAGGGCGATTTTGTGGGTCAGTTGCATGGCTTACTCGTTGGTGTTCTGTCGAACGCTAAACAATTTCGCTAGATTCATGAGCTAATCAGATTCAATCATGATCACTCATGACTCACCCCCTTTCTTATTGATAAGAAACACATGCTTTTGAAATTGAGTGAGCTGTCCAGATGTCGTGGGCATGGAAAGACGAGACATGAGATTGCTGTCGTTTGCGGCGCGCGAAGGGGCCCAAGGGAAAGGGGGGTGGGCGCAAAGTGGGTGAGAAGCGGGCGCTGTTGGCGGAGCAGGACGCCCAGATACGCAAGCTCATGTGCGACGGGACACCGGATGAGCTGAAGCTGCCGTTTGCGCTGTGGAGCCGGCAGGCGGTGCGGCAGTTGATCCTCGACCGTTTTGGCATCGAGCTCAGGCCGCAGGGGGAGGGCAAGTACATGGCGCGCTGGGGATTGACGCCCCAGAAACCGATTCGGCGCGCCTATGAGCAAAGCCCGCCGGCGGGCAAGACGTGGCTTGAGGAGATCTACCCGGACATTGCCCGGCGCGCCAAGGCCGAGGGCGCCGAAATCCACTGGGGCGATGAAACGGGGCTGCGCTCGGACGAGGTGCGCGGGCGCTCTTATGCGCCGGCGATCAAGACGTCCGAGATTCGCGTCACGCACCGTCGCGAAGGCCTGTCGGTGATCTCGACGCTGACCAACCGCGGAAAGGTGCGTCGGAAGGCGTTCGCGGGGGCGATGAACGCCGACATCCTGATCGACTTCATGAAGCGGCTCGTCAAGGACGCCAGGGGCAAGAAGATCTTCCTCATCCTCGACAACCTGCGCGTGCATCACACCAAGCCAGTCAAGGCGTGGCTGGCTGCATGCGCCAATCAAATCGAGGCCTCCTCCCTCCCCTATAGCCCGGCACTGAACCCCAACGAGATGCTCAAGGCCACCATCACCGCGCAGGCGCCCTCCCGCGCCAAGGGCGATCTGAAGAAGGCGACCGTCAGCCACCTGCGCCGCCTTCTCAATTCCCCCCAACGCATCATGCGCTACTTCCAGCATCCCAAGCTCCATGATGCCGCGTAATACAAGTTCATTGGTTTCGGATCAATAATGCCGCGCTCAACCTCAAACGGCTGGCAACCGCAACTGCCCTACCCGGGGCGAGTCCGTCCGGTAACGGCGGCGCTACAGCAGAGAGGGTCTCTGCCGTAGTCGGGAAAGTCACGCCTGTCAGAGACGAATGCACTCCGCATTTCGGGGCAGGAAGAGAATTGTGTGCACGTTTGTGCACTTTCTTGAGAGCAGATATAGGGTGGACGAGCGCAGCGAAGTCCACTTCCACCAAGCCAAGTCTCACAGGCCAAGGGCCTGCAAGATCTCCGGCCAGCGTTCGATCCAACCGCGCCGGTGATCGGTCCCGGCGATCATCTGGATATGGGCCTGCGGATAGTGCACCAGATAACGGGCTAGGGTGCTGGCCGGGACCTCTTGATCCTGCTCAGCGATGAGATGGAGCTGGCGGATGGTTGGAGGCAGGGGCGGTTGGTTGGAGGGATCCAGCGAACCGCTCAGCGGGCTATAGCCTCGATGCTTAGCCCAGGCTGCCACATCGAGATTGGCAGCCAGGGTGACCACGGTAGAGACCTCTGGCAGGCGGTAGGCAAGCAACACCGCCAGCACCCCTCCGCCGCTATGCCCGATCAGTATCAGTTCGCGTCCCGGCTGGGGCGGTAAGGCCTGTTGTATCGCCTGGGCAAGGCTTGCCACCACCTGTTCGCTATAGCGCCCGTGGGTCCACAACCAAGGTGTGCAACCTGGCGAACGCGCCAGGCCATGATAACAAGGGCGGCCGATCAGGATCGCTGGGTTTGGATCGCGCGCCATGAGCCTAAGGGCTAAGGGGGAAAAGGGTCCTGGGTCGGCGGCGATCTGAGTTCGCCCGATCCAAGGCCTACCGTCTCCCTCGAGATAAACATGGACGCGGGGTGCGGCGAGATCCCCATGCCAAAAGACCTTGTGTTGAAAGCCCAAGCCTTCGATCAGAGCCGAACCTACCCCCGGCGGGGTCTCGGGTACTGAGGCGCATCCCCCCAGCCCAGCCAGCAGGCCATAACTCAAACACGCCAGACGCCACCTGCCGCCCAATGGATCAGGCCTCGTCTTGAATACCCGAATCGGTGACCACGCCCCCTTGTCTGAGGCCTGTCCGCTATAGGCAACCGCGCCCCCTTCAGGTCCCCTGGATCCGGTCGTAATAGCGCGCCCGATAGAGCAGGCGCGGGGCGGGGCCATCGGTAAAGCCGGTGCGGGTGTGCAGGACATTGTTGCAGACCAGACCCCAGCCGGACTCCAGGCGCGCCTCGAAGGTCCAGGGGATGCCTTGTTGGAGTAATGATTTCAAGGCTGCGACCGCCTGCTGCGTCAAAGGGTCCTCGCGCCAGCGGATGTTGCGCGCGCGGTTGGTAAAGCGCATCTGCAGATGACCATCCGGATGGACCGCAAAGACCGGCCCTGAACGCTCGGGGCGAGGGATGTTTTCGTCGCTCTCGTTGGCGGGGATGGTCATGCACTCAGGGTGCATGAGCACACGGATGAACTCGGGGTCCTGATCGCGTAACAAGAGATAAACGATCTCCGGGTCGAGCAGACTGTTGGCACCCCCTATCTCGGCGGGTCGCACGCAATGCAGGATCAGGCCGCGGATCTGGCGCTCAGGTGGGTTGTAATAGCCGTCGGTATGCCAGGAGATGGGGAGATTGGAATACGGGATATAGTCGCGATGCCGCCGGTCGGTCTGGACGGTCAGCGAGGTGATGGCGTCCTCATCCGCACCTGGATTGTGATCAAGCCTCACCAGCCCTAGGCACCGACCCAGGGCGCGTGGGATCCCCTTATCGGGTTCGTCCCCGGTCTTACTGACATAGATCGCCATATTGGCCCGCCGGCAACGCTCTATGATCGCTGAACGCTCGGCCTCCGTTAGGCGACGCGGGTCGCAGACCTCGACGATCAACGGATCGATCTGGGTGGGCGCCTGATCGAGCTTATGCTCGCGCCAGCTTTGATAGGCAGATACATGATCGAGCGCAAAGGGGGTGTTCATCGTTTGGGTGTAATCCGCATAGATAGGGTGCGCAGATGCGGCCAAACCCTAGGCCGTGCGCGCTTGAGAGCCGGATAAAGGGCCAGACCCAATAGATCGG
It encodes the following:
- a CDS encoding RDD family protein gives rise to the protein MSFHLSRAKKPSILRRLGAFFYDMLLLLAILMIANAIIVIPYEVINGHPLYEHLLPLTLMRLYLLTVIGGFYVYFWTHGGQTLGMRAWRLMVVSQDGGPVRFDAAVKRFAWSIVSLIPLGLGLWWSLFNRDRLAWHDSKSNTRVILLDKESAGQPTPAV
- the lptG gene encoding LPS export ABC transporter permease LptG, whose amino-acid sequence is MRIIDRYLAGSVIRGTLLTLGALLPLLGVLLLADELDAIGRGDYGPAEALLFMLLRLPRYLYQIFPISTLIGALLGLGALASRSELVALRAAGVSVGQLTGAALLGGLVLALVVFALGELIAPSAEQRGVELKRQALSGEAAQLTPYGLWAIDKGAYVNIREIRSGTHLRDISIYRIDPVKGVLESTYAEGASYQNGRWVLEGIARSLVSAEGVRVEHLDRTEWESMIDPGLLRVIIADPQALPVWGLYAYIDFMKINKQDARVYEVAFWNKVLHPLVSLSMILVAIPLLLGSARTVGLGRRMLVATLIGLIYYLISRTLAYASLLLGMSPALAALAPPVLLCTTALILLRRLG
- a CDS encoding transposase, which gives rise to MGAKGPKGSRTRSGRSYAPAIKTPEIRVTHRREGLSVISTLTNRGKVRRKAFAGAMNADILIDFMKRLVKDARGKKIFLILDNLRVHHTKPVKAWLAACANQIEASSLPSYSPALNPNEMLKATITAQAPSRAKGDLKKATVSHLRRLLNSPQRVMRYFQHPKLHDAA
- a CDS encoding cache domain-containing protein produces the protein MAGRSREKGGPADLPRSQKHNPNIYYIYSGYIDGILHINDYEPPPGYDPRVRPWYRAIMDNPEPGKMIVGLLYREAKTHERILSTAHILTSPTRGYTGVISLDSFTEAISQELICRSGIYRSTESFIVDRNFTILVHLDSEWIGKHLSELLGENPTIEPEGFFTFGHSMLRRVGYLSTIPISDWYLITAVAEEEIASPILTRLLLLALVLFTSGLLLTLFLGKIWQVRLLLIRNQ
- a CDS encoding class 1 fructose-bisphosphatase is translated as MHNGISLTQFIIEEQRHIPGATGDFTSLLNDIVTACKVISNLVNHGALVGILGTAGTENVQGEVQKKLDVLSNEIFIKSNEWAGHLAAMASEEMDSIYPIPDKYPRGKYLLTFDPLDGSSNIDVNVSVGTIFSILRRPGGGEVSERDFLQAGTQQVAAGYAIYGPATMLVLTTGNGVNGFTLDQNIGEFILTHPKMQIPADTSEFAINMSNMRFWEPPVRRYVQECLDGKEGPRAKDFNMRWIASMVADVHRILTRGGVFMYPIDAKIKAKGETGRLRLLYEANPMSFIVEQAGGGAITGRERILEVQPESLHQRVPVVLGSKNEVERILAYHQEG
- a CDS encoding Crp/Fnr family transcriptional regulator gives rise to the protein MLDELRRAPLLARLEPHQLERVARHARRIRLAAGQWLFQQGDPAECFYLLLAGQIRLFRLSTEGGEKVIELVGPGQTFAEALMCLNAPRYPVCAAALVDSELIAIESADFRAMLGESVETCFVLLGTLSQRLRALIGEIDALSLHTATSRLARYLALRLLPGTDTLELPVRKAVLASRLSIQPETFSRVIKSLVDQAIIRVDGHRVQVRDRRALFALAELADLLDPEASMLGLPVLHST
- a CDS encoding cytochrome-c peroxidase; protein product: MRGSFLPLFLFVFLIQGAVFADDQALRQKALQAGLAPLPAVAPEAADNPVTPQKIQLGKRLFFEPRLSKSGLISCNTCHNLGMGGDDNLPTSVGHGWHKGPRNAPTVYNAAFNRAQFWDGRAKDLEQQAKGPIQAAAEMANTPDQVVQMLKSMPEYVAWFRESFPSDPDPVNFDNVVKAIGAFESKLITPGAPFDRFLNGADNALSPEQKDGLALFIDRGCTACHNGVNVGGQAYFPFGLIKRPGADILPPEDKGRFAITQSASDEYVFRAAPLRNVALTAPYFHSGQVWDLKQAVLVMGAAQLGAELSDEEATKIAAFLGSLTGVAPEIIYPKLPVETDETPRPQL